The sequence ATCAAACTGCAAGCTCCCGAGCACCTTGCCGAGAAATTTGAGCCTTTCGGGAGTGTGGTTCTGATACAGACTCTCATACAGCGTACGCGGACAGATCCCGTAGCTTAAAAGTGCGGAAACGATCTGATGAGTGCGCGCGTTGGTGTTGGAAAATGTGAAAGCTCCCGTGTCGGCCAGGATCGAAACATAGATCGATTCTGCAATCTGTTTCGTTAAGGGAATGTCAAGATAATTCAGGAGATCGAAAATAATTTCCGCGCTGGCGCAAGCATTGACATTTACAAGATGGTAATCCGAAAATCCTCCTGTATACGGATGATGATCGATACAGACTTTGGGTTTGCCGCAGTAGCGAAGCGGATCGGCAAGCAATCCCAGACGTTCCCACCTGCTGATGTCCACAATGAAGACTGCGTCAAAAGCGCAATTCGCCAGTGCTTCATCCTTGTTGTACTCCTGGACTCTTTTTTCCGGATCCAGAAAGGAGAAATGTCTGGAAATACCCGTTGGGTTCACAATCACCACTTCTTTGTTCAGGGCGCGCAGTCCTTCCGCCAGCGCGATCTCCGAGCCTAGAGCATCCGGGTCGGCATTGACGTGAGTTGTGATGAGAAATCGCCCGTTATTCTGCACAATTTCACGGATCGATTCCCAATCTTTGGAAAAGGACATATCAAGCGTCAAAGACATGGCAGGAAGGGCTCCCAAAAATATCTGATTAATATAGCGAGAGGTACCCCAAAAAGCAAACGAAACAAAGTAGTGCGGGCGTCCCGCCTGGCGTCCCGCCGGCACTATTACAACGCAGCTTTCAGCTGCGAAATCTCCGAACGAAACACAGGGATTTGAGCCATGCTGAGGGTTTCCGTCTTTGCTGAAAGGGCTCTTTCTACGTGCCAGTAGCAAAAAGCAAGCCTGGTTATGGCTCTCAAGTATTTCCTTCGCGCTTGAAATTTCTTCCAGCTGTTCGCCGAAATCAGCCAATGGATTCTGCTGGTTAACGAACCGGCGAGATCAATCTCTTCACGCGAGAGCAGGCCGCCCTGTTCCACTGCCAGAACTCGTTTGATGATTCTTTTCTCGCGTCTTGCGATCAAGAGTATGAAAAGAATGAATGCCAAAAACATGGGCACCCAAACGACGAAGTAGACAACG comes from bacterium and encodes:
- a CDS encoding bifunctional oligoribonuclease/PAP phosphatase NrnA — translated: MSLTLDMSFSKDWESIREIVQNNGRFLITTHVNADPDALGSEIALAEGLRALNKEVVIVNPTGISRHFSFLDPEKRVQEYNKDEALANCAFDAVFIVDISRWERLGLLADPLRYCGKPKVCIDHHPYTGGFSDYHLVNVNACASAEIIFDLLNYLDIPLTKQIAESIYVSILADTGAFTFSNTNARTHQIVSALLSYGICPRTLYESLYQNHTPERLKFLGKVLGSLQFDCDQRLAYVTVSHTMLQENGMTPDDLEGFVDMPRNCRSVLLSILFAEVAPDDVKISLRSKGEFHSNKIALLFGGGGHSHASGIRLSGNLQSIEEMVLAEARKGLGPYLKKNCAVSA